The DNA sequence CTGCCCTGCTGGGCCATGTGCTCGAACTGGATCTTGTCGACGGCCTCGGCGGCGATCTCGAGCCGGTAGCCGTGCCACCCCGTGTGCAACCCGGCGGGTTCGTGCCCGGATTCCTTGGGGAACAACGACTTCCGCAGCCGGTGGATGTAGGTCTGCACGGTCACGTGGGCGCTGCGGGGCGGGTCGGCACCCCACACCTCGTCGACGAGGTCGGTCGTCGACACGAACTGGTTCGCCCGCACGATCAGCAGCGCGAGGATTTCCCGGAGCTTGGGCGCGCTCGGCGTGATGTCCCGGTCATCGGACAGCACGCACAACGGACCCAGCAGTTTGAATTGCAGCAACACGCCGAACATCCCCCAGATGACGATTCCGTCCACCCGGTTTCCCTGGCTTCCGGAAATGTGTTGCGATCACCCACGAAAGCCAGCACGGAATCGGCACTCCCCCACGGCCGCCGCACCGCACATCGTTGTTTATCGCAGGTAAGTTTTCCGCATCCGGAGCAGCACCCGGACACTCGAATTCCGCATCGACCACCACCCCAGGCGACACATTCGTAGATCGACTTGTGCCGAAAGCAGGTTACCCGCCGTCGTTGCCCGAGGTCAACCCGCGTACGCTGCGCAGCGTACGCGAACCGACACGCCGTCGAAAGCCTCGAACGGATGTCGTCAAGAGCGGATTCACGAGTCGGCAATACGCCTGATATGCCTGGTTCACCTGGCGTGAGCGCTCACATTCCGACAAGAACGGGGCGCGGCCTTGCGCCGTTCGGGGCACTGCCGGCCGGACGATCATGTCCCCGGGAATTCATGATCACCCCCGGGGGCCCCATAAGAACTACGGCGAGCACTTCCGATCAGTCGAACGGCGGATTAGGTCGCTTTCCCGGATTCCCCCGGCCTTCTCGGCCGAGCACCTCGCGCAGCCGCGCGGCGAAGGCTTCGGGCTGTCCGGCGTAGCCGAATTCGCCGCCCATGAACCCGCCGTGGTGGCTCGGGAAAACGGTGGCCCGCTGCCCGAGCAGCTCCGCCGTCGCCACCGCCGTCCGCCCGGTGAACACGGTCAAGGATTCCTCACCGACGGCGATCACGACCCGCGTCGCCGCCGCGGCGAGCGCGTCGGCATCGGGCCGGTAGCCACTGACGGCCCAGGACCGATCGGACAACAGCGGATCGTCCCGCCGCCCGTCGTCCTCGGCGCTCATCCCGAACCGCACCGGGTCCGCCGGCGGCTGCGCGAAGTACTCGTCGGTGTACTCGCCCGGCCACGACGTCATGCCGATGAAGGCGGCCATCCCGGCCCCGGACCCGCCGGCGAGATAGGCCTCGGTCACGGCGTTCCGGGCCCGCTCGGCAGCAGCGGCATCGGGAACCACGGAAAGCAACGGCGGCTCGTGCGCGACGAGGGTTCGCACGTCATCCGGACAGGCGGCGACAAGCGCGAGCGCGGTCACGGCACCCCCGCTGCTCCCGAAGAGATCGACGGCCCCGCCCCCGACCGCCCCGATGACGGCGTGCACGTCCCGGGCCTGAACCCCGGGCTCGTGCGCGACCCGCCCGTCCTTCCGCACACTGCGCCCGATCCCCCGGGGGTCATAGGTGACGACGGTCCGTTCGGGAAAGAAGGAGGCAAGGGTCGCGAACCCCTCGGCGGCCATGGGCTGCCCGACCATCACCAGCGGCGGCTGCTCACTCTCGGCGGGAGCGGGCCCGTGCACGTCGTAGGCGAGGTCCGCCTCGGGCGTCTCGAGGATGTTGGTCGTGGCCATACGCGACCTTAAGCCCCGGATCACGCCGTCGGCCCCGTGCGCGTTACGCCGAACGGGCGATACCCGGGCATGAACGACAACCGACGACGCCGCTCGGGTGTGTGGGCTCGGACTAGCAACACCTCCGCGCCGGACGGCGCGGAGGCGGACCAGGGGAGGAATTCGAGTATGAAAGCGCGAATCGCCAGTGTGCTGGCGGCCTCGGCGGTTGCCGCCGCGGGCATGACCGCGGCGGCGGCGCCGGCCGCGACGGCCGGAGTCCTGGGCGGCGAGTGTGGCGCGGGGTACTCGCTGGTGGGGCTGCACAAGGTCGGGAACCAGCACACGGACAAGATCGACCTGCACATGGAGGTGTACTACTCCGCCTCCGCGAAGAGGAACTGCCTGATTTCCCGGCACGCGGGGGACGCCTACGGCGAGGTCCGCGAGACCCATGCCCGGATTCGCCCGTCCGGTGCCGCCTGGCCCTCGTGCAACAGCACCGGCTGCGACTACGGCAATTACGCCTACTACGCGGGCCCGGTCTACACCCCGGCAGGCGTCGACATGTCCCATCGTTGCGTCGACATCGCCGGCTACGCGGGCATCCAGGTCGACAAGATCCTTTACAACCAGCACTGCGGTTAGCACTCGATCCGCAGGAGCACGGCACCGCCGGGTGCCACCATCGATTCGGGAGGAACACGTTGGGAACCCTGGGAAGACGCGTCGGCACGGCCGCGCTGGCGATCGGGAGTGCGATCACCGTGCTCGCCGCGGTAGCCCCCGCCGCGAGCGCGGCCCCGGTGCGCAACGGGAAGTGCGAAGCGGGCGAGTTCTGCCTCTACTACGAGTACGACCTGCAAGGATCGGTATCGGATTTCACCACGTCGATTCCCAACTACGGGAGTTCCCAGCCGGACTGCTACGAGTTCAAGGGCCCGGGCACCGGCCAGCACGCGTGCGTCAAGAACCGGGCGCTGTCGGGGTACAACAGGACCAGCCACGTGGTCAGGCTCTACTTCAACAGCAACTACAAAGGCACCTACATCGACTTCGCACCCGACGACGCGCGAGACGGCGGGCTGGGCCCGCTCGACTTGAACAACGCCTCGCACCAGATTCGCTGAGGACGTGATCCACGGGCTCGGACCGGCCGGAGCCACGGCCGGTCCGGGCCCGCGCAAATCGCGGCCCGCCGCCACTACCTCGGCCGAATGGCGCGTCGACGATCCTTCTTCGGAGCCGCCAAGGGGGCTCGAACCCCTGACCTTCTGTTTACAAGACAGATGCTCTACCAACTGAGCTATAGCGGCCTGACGCCGAAGGCGCCGCCCGCAGTCTACCGGGCCCGCCCCGGCGACCGGCTCCGGCCACCCGGCCGCGCTCGTCTCGAAGATCGGGACGGCGACGCCGCCCACCCGCGCGCCGGACACGCCTCGAACTGCGCGAATCCCCTGGTCACGACAAGATGATCAGAACGTGGTGGACGCCACTCCATGATCCGTGCAACGGTCGGGCCGCGGGTGTCGATGGTCCTCGGGAACGAGCGAGGAGGTGGATGGATCATGAAGATCAGCGAGCGCACCAACGGGGGCAAGGCCACCAGATGGCCCCTGCTGGAACCGCCCGCGCAAAGACCGCGCACCCACCGGCCGAACCTGCTGCGACGCCGTCCTTGGCACGTTCTCGAAGCGCCCACCGGGGAGTTCCCGGCGGTCGACGCCGAGGAGGCGATGGGGCCGCAGCTGCCCGATGACGCCACCGTCAACTTCGTGCTCGACCTCTCCCTGCGCCTCGGCGAGGTGCAGATGGCCAGCGGCGCCGGCGCCTCGGACGTCAGCGCGACGATCATCGCCATCACCGCCGCGCTCGGGCTGCCGCACTGCGAGGTCGACGTCATCTTCACGTCGATCACCGTCACCTGCCACCGCGGCACCGACCTCGCGCCGGTGACCGCGCTGCGGGTCGTGCGCAGCCGCAGCCTCGACTACACGCGGCTGACCGAGACCGAGAAGCTCATCCGCAAGATCGTCCGCGGGCACCTCGGCGCCGAGCAGGCGCAGACCGAGCTGGAGCGGATCACCGAGGCGCCGCACCCGTACCCGCGCTGGGTCGCGACACTGGCCTGGGGCGGGGTCGCCGCGTTCATCACGATCCTGCTCGGCGGCGGTCCCGACATCGCGCTCGTCGCGTTCGTCATCAGTGGCGTGATCGACCGGATCGGCCGGTTCGTGAACCGGTACTCGCTGCCGTTCTTCTTCCAGCAGGTGATCGGCGGGCTGGTCGCGACGCTGTCCGCGATGGCCATCGTGAGCAGCGGCCTGCTCACCACCGACCGGCCGACGCTCGTCGTCGCGGCCGCCGTCACGGTGCTGCTGTCCGGGCTGTCGACGGTCTCGGCGGTGCAGGACGCCATCACCGGCTACAACGTCACCGCCGCCGGGCGCACCATGGAAGTGGTGCTGATGTCGGCCGGTCTGATCTCCGGCGTCGTGCTCGCCCTGCGGATCGCCGTCCTGCTGAAACTGCCGCTCACGCCCTTGCCCGAGGTCACTGGCTCGACGCCGCGGGACCTGCCGCTGGTCGTCATCGGCGGCGCGGGCGCCTCCGCCTGCTTCGCGCTCGCGTCCTACTCCAAGATGCGCGCCACGCTGGTCGCGATGGCCGCCGGCGCGATCGGCGCGGCCGTCTACGGCGGCCTCATGCTGACCGAGCTCGACGGCGTCAGCTCGTCCGCGATCGCCGCGACCCTGGTCGGTTTCTGCGGCGGCGTGCTCGCGCGACGACTGGGCGTCACCCCGCTCGTCGTCGCCGTGTCCGGGATCACTCCCCTGCTCCCGGGCCTGTCCACTTATCGTGGTCTATACCAAATTGGGGTCGAGCCGGGAGCCGACATCTCGACGCTCGTGACGGCGGTCGCCATCGGGCTTGCCCTGGCCGCGGGCGTGGTACTCGGCGAATGGCTCGCCCAGCCGGTGCGCACCGGACTGGGCAGGCTCGAACGCCGGTTCGCCGGACCACGCATGGCCGGTCCGCTCGAACCGGCCGATCGGCGCTTGGAGTAACCCGACGGTCACCGGCTGTTCATCGCTCACGCGATAGGGTTTCACTCTGGGGCCGCGACCCAGGACGCGAGGAGCGAGCACGTGACTGATGCGCCGACTAGGGAGAACTCGAACCAGGCCGATTTCGTCGTGGTGGCGAACCGGCTACCGGTGGACCTCGAACGCACGACCGACGGCCAGCGCCGCTGGACGGCCAGCCCGGGTGGGCTGGTCTCGGCGCTCGAACCGTTCCTGCGCTCGCGCAAGGGCGCGTGGGTCGGCTGGCCGGGGGTGCCCGACGTCGACGTGGACGAGTTCGACGACGACGGTCTCGTGCTGCACCCCGTCTCGCTGAGCGCCGACGAGGTCCGCGACTACTACGAGGGCTTCTCCAACGCGACGCTCTGGCCGCTCTACCACGACGTCGTCGAGCGCCCGGTGTTCGACCGGGCGTGGTGGAACAGCTACGTGAAGGTGAACCAGCGGTTCGCGCAGGCCAGCGCCGAGGTCGCCGCCCCGGGCGCGACCGTGTGGATCCAGGACTACCAGCTGCAGCTGGTGCCGGCGATGCTGCGCGAG is a window from the Amycolatopsis sp. NBC_00355 genome containing:
- a CDS encoding alpha/beta fold hydrolase — translated: MATTNILETPEADLAYDVHGPAPAESEQPPLVMVGQPMAAEGFATLASFFPERTVVTYDPRGIGRSVRKDGRVAHEPGVQARDVHAVIGAVGGGAVDLFGSSGGAVTALALVAACPDDVRTLVAHEPPLLSVVPDAAAAERARNAVTEAYLAGGSGAGMAAFIGMTSWPGEYTDEYFAQPPADPVRFGMSAEDDGRRDDPLLSDRSWAVSGYRPDADALAAAATRVVIAVGEESLTVFTGRTAVATAELLGQRATVFPSHHGGFMGGEFGYAGQPEAFAARLREVLGREGRGNPGKRPNPPFD
- a CDS encoding peptidase inhibitor family I36 protein; translated protein: MGTLGRRVGTAALAIGSAITVLAAVAPAASAAPVRNGKCEAGEFCLYYEYDLQGSVSDFTTSIPNYGSSQPDCYEFKGPGTGQHACVKNRALSGYNRTSHVVRLYFNSNYKGTYIDFAPDDARDGGLGPLDLNNASHQIR
- a CDS encoding threonine/serine ThrE exporter family protein, which gives rise to MKISERTNGGKATRWPLLEPPAQRPRTHRPNLLRRRPWHVLEAPTGEFPAVDAEEAMGPQLPDDATVNFVLDLSLRLGEVQMASGAGASDVSATIIAITAALGLPHCEVDVIFTSITVTCHRGTDLAPVTALRVVRSRSLDYTRLTETEKLIRKIVRGHLGAEQAQTELERITEAPHPYPRWVATLAWGGVAAFITILLGGGPDIALVAFVISGVIDRIGRFVNRYSLPFFFQQVIGGLVATLSAMAIVSSGLLTTDRPTLVVAAAVTVLLSGLSTVSAVQDAITGYNVTAAGRTMEVVLMSAGLISGVVLALRIAVLLKLPLTPLPEVTGSTPRDLPLVVIGGAGASACFALASYSKMRATLVAMAAGAIGAAVYGGLMLTELDGVSSSAIAATLVGFCGGVLARRLGVTPLVVAVSGITPLLPGLSTYRGLYQIGVEPGADISTLVTAVAIGLALAAGVVLGEWLAQPVRTGLGRLERRFAGPRMAGPLEPADRRLE